The Parus major isolate Abel chromosome Z, Parus_major1.1, whole genome shotgun sequence genome has a window encoding:
- the TMEM215 gene encoding transmembrane protein 215, translating to MARTLRPDDINPRTGLVVALVSVFLVFGFMFTVSGIKGETLGDIPLLAIGPAICLPGIAAIALTRKTDGCTKCPENMRPCCKEVKDRDVMELLRTPSDLESGKGSCDELARKAYRKDRRGLRGEDTVFICTTSSTGDATGECKSLTKKVEQEEMLKYLESCYPEMPENVFVGDRPTYSALEKKSSSPSRDSTPCPDVEDNIFVAPKDSVIVCSYKDNSPYDSYCCYINPTGVNSDQETIV from the coding sequence ATGGCGCGGACCCTGAGACCCGACGACATCAACCCCCGGACGGGGCTGGTGGTGGCTCTGGTCAGCGTCTTTCTGGTATTCGGCTTCATGTTCACCGTGTCTGGCATCAAGGGAGAGACCCTGGGAGACATCCCGCTGCTAGCCATCGGGCCGGCCATCTGCCTGCCGGGCATCGCCGCCATTGCCCTGACCAGAAAGACCGACGGCTGCACCAAATGTCCCGAGAACATGCGTCCGTGCTGTAAGGAAGTCAAGGACCGGGATGTCATGGAGCTGCTAAGGACCCCCTCGGACCTAGAGTCCGGCAAGGGAAGTTGTGACGAGCTGGCCAGGAAAGCTTACCGCAAGGACAGGAGAGGGCTGAGGGGAGAGGACACAGTGTTCATTtgcaccaccagcagcaccgGCGATGCCACGGGAGAGTGCAAGAGCCTCACCAAAAaagtggagcaggaggagatgctgAAATACCTGGAGAGCTGTTACCCAGAGATGCCAGAGAATGTGTTCGTGGGAGATCGCCCCACATACAGTGCCTTGGAGAAGAAGAGCTCTtctcccagcagggacagcactcCTTGCCCTGACGTTGAAGACAACATTTTTGTGGCTCCTAAAGATAGTGTCATTGTCTGCTCTTACAAGGATAACAGCCCTTATGACAGCTACTGTTGTTACATAAACCCCACTGGAGTCAACTCAGACCAGGAGACCATTGTGTGA